DNA sequence from the Bradyrhizobium sp. CIAT3101 genome:
TTCGATGGCGAACAGCACCCTGTCGAGCGGGAACGCCTCGTCCAGAACGTCGGTGTCGGTCTCAAGGGCGGCATCGGTCGGGATCAGATAGTTGGTGCCGTCGAGCTCGATGCCATGGCCGGCGTAGTAGATGACCGCGACATCGGCCTCGCGGGCCTTGCCGCCGAATTCGCGCAGCGCCTTGCGCATGTCGACCACGTTCAGGTCGACCCTGACGTCCACGGCGTCGAAACCTGCTTTCCTGAACATGCCGCCGACCAGCGCGGCATCGTTTGCGGGGTTCGCCAGCCTTCCCACGTGCTTGTAGGCCGAGTTGCCGATGACGAGCGCGACGCGCTTCTCGGCGAGTGCAGAGCCGGTTCCGAGCCAGATCGAAAGCCAGGTCGCAACAATCAATAAAACAAACAGCCGAAACCGCATTCCAGCCCCCGAATGCAATAGCGTCAGATTATCCGCAGAATGGACGAGTGCAATCTACAATCTGTGATTTCTATCACACAGCGGTGCGGCCACCCCAGCACCAGGGAGCGTAGCGGCACGCAGTCGATCGCCTCATGGTGCCATCATGCGCTTGTTTTGCCCGACGGGTCAAGCCGGATTTCGAAAAAGGCGAATTTGTTCCCGGCTACTGTGCATGGGGTTGTTTTCGAGTTTTTGTCGCGGAGGGTCCGCGCTCAGCTGTGCGGCCCGCGCAACTGCGTCGTCAGCTTCTCCATTCCGTCGGCGACGTCACGCCATTGCGACAGCCAGCTGCGCGGAAAGCGGAAGGTGAGGTCGGCGCCGCCGACGCGGCGCTCGGACAGGCACATGCCGGGCGTGGCTCCATCGCGCGTGCAGCGCGCCGTGAGCGCAGGGCTCGTCGCGGAATAGAAATCCTCGCTGCCATAGGGCGTGTCGGTGCGGAACGTCCGCATCGCCAGCCCGTCGTCCGCTGCCGCCGCGGCCTGGTCGAAATAGCGCGGATAGATCGTCGCGGTTCGCTGCTCGGGCGACAGCGCATCGTGATGCGCTGATATCGACAGGAAGATGCGGTCGATCGGCTGCATCGCGGTGTCCACCGTATCGGCCGTCACGTGTCGCGGCCCGTTCGGCGCCTCCAGCGAGGGATAGAGGAAATCGAGATCGATGCGCTCCTGCGGTCCGGAGTGCCGCTGGATCTTCATCCGGATCGCGGAGATCGGCAGGTTGAACAGCGTGCCGCCGACGCTGACCGGCAGCTTGTCCGGCGCGTCCGCACCGCCGGTGGTCCAGGTCGGCCACAGCAAATAGGCAACCAGCGCGATCGCGCTCGCCGCGAAGATGCCGGTGAGCGCAAGCGGGAGGAGATGCGCCCGGATGCGCGTCCTTGCGCCGGTCCTGGAAGAGCGAGGGGAGGTTGCCGAAAACACCGTCATGACGTCGCGCGAATGGCCCGGGGTCGGCCGGTGGCCGACGAATCACCGGCGAATATGCCACGGGGCGGTGATATCGCGGAAGGTTCCGCGCGGCCGGGAACGGAAGAGGGCTCTGCGCGGGCCGGGCGGCAGCGTTAACCTTCGCTTAAGGATAATGTAGCGTTAACCGGCACTATTTGTCACAGGAAAGCTCCTCGCGTTGCGTATGGGCGGACTGTTCCGATGACACCTGAAGCTTTCAACACTCTCTTCTCGATCTGCATCGGCTTCGCGCTCGCGGGCGCGCTCGCAAATGGATACCAGGCGATGTCGCAGAGGCCCGCGGGCTTCGGGCTGTTGCAGGAGGGCGTGGCCCCCAGGACGTTTGCGGCGGTGCCGTTCCTGGTGTTCGCGGCGCCCTTCATCATCATGCGCAACACGCTGCGCGGCATGCGGCTGGAAAGCCGTCGCTTCGAGTTCGTGATGATGGCGACCGTCATCGCCGGCTTCTGGAGCATGATGAGCGGCACCTTCTTCCTGATGACGCTGCGCGCGACTGGCGTGCTGGGCTGACGCCTTGCAGGGCTGCCCGCTGCGGCGGCCCTTTGCCTGTTCGTCGTCGTTTCGCTATGGCTTGGGTTGACGCGACAGGAGACCTCCATGGCGATCTACGAGCTCGACGGGCAGGCGCCCGATCTTCCCTCTGACGGCAATTACTTCATCGCGGAGACCGCGACCGTGATCGGCCGCGTGCGCCTGAAGCCGGGCGCGAGCGTCTGGTTCGGCGCCGTGCTGCGCGGCGACAACGAGTGGATCGAGATCGGCGAGGGCGCCAACGTGCAGGACGGCTCGACCTGTCACACCGATCTCGGCTTTCCGCTGGTGATCGGCAAGAACTGCACCGTCGGCCACAACGTCATCCTGCACGGCTGCACCATCGAAGAGGGCGCGCTGATCGGCATGGGCTCGATCGTGATGAACGGCGCGAAGATCGGTCGCAACAGCATCGTCGGCGCCGGCTCCGTCATCACCGAGGGCAAGGAGTTCCCCGAGCGCTCGTTGATCATCGGCTCGCCCGCGCGCGTGATCCGCACGCTCGACGACGCCCAGGTGCAGAAGATGGGAAGCGCTACGCGATTCTACGTCGCCAACGGTCCGCGCTTCAAGAAGGGCCTGAAGCGGATCGGCTAGCTTCCCTCGGACTCGCGGGCCTCGATTGCGCCCGCGACCTTCTCGTGTCCGGCTGCCCACAGGGCATGCTCATTACTGCCGTCTGCGTAAGGATTGGCTTCGGCCGGGATGTTCTCGCGCGCGGCGCGTTCGCCGTCTGCAAAGGGATCGCGATCTGTCATCTTGCTTTTGCCTTTCGGGTTCTGGAGCGCGCCGTTGGCTTCTCCGCCACGCCGTCGAGTCTCGCGCTCTTGCGCAAGGCGTCCCTGAGGTCGATCGGGATGCCGTGCTTCTTCAGGAGGTCGGCGAAGGCTTCATCCGCGAGCTCTTGAAACGTCGCCATCCTGTCGCGGCCCAATTGCTTCAGCTTGTCGAGCGTATCCTCGTCGAACGCGATCAGTTTGCGCATGATCGTTTCTGCCTCTCTGCTTCAAGCTGATGTGACGGGAATTGTTCCGGAACTTGAATTTGCCGCAGCCGTTGATGGGGCAAGGAGAATTTCCGATGAGCAGATCGTCCGCAAGCGCTTCCATCAAGACGTTGATCGTGATCTTCGCTCTCGCCGCGACGCCGGCGATCTCGTTCGCGCAAGCCACCGGCGGCGCGAGCGGATCAACCTCCGGCGTCGCTAATGCACCGGCGCCGCCGCCTGGCACCAACAGCGCAGGCACAGCGCAATCCTCGGGCGCAAACACGGCGCCCGGCGTCACCACCGGCGCGGCCTCTGGTGCGAACGCCAGCGCCGATGCGACAGTGAACGCCGAGAACCAGCTGCTCGACAAGAGGATGAAGAGCATCTGCCGCGGCTGCTGACGCTCGCGCGGAAGTGAGCCACCCTGCCTATCATCAATGATCGGGTGACATTAGCTTGGCCTCTCTTTGGAATGTGGAGCGTTTCCACGCGGAGGATGAGTTGATGTTGCGCAAGACGATCATGGCCGCACTGGCCATCGCAGCGGTCGGACTCGCAGCGCCCCAGGCGGCGCAGGCGAGAGGCGGCTTTGGCGGAGGCGGCCATTGGGGCGGTGGCGGTGGTTGGGGACACGGTGGCTGGCACGGCGGCGGCTTCTGGCCGGGTGTCGCAATCGGCGCCGGCATCGCAGGCGCCGGCTATTACGGTGCCTATGGCTACGGCTACCCGTACTACGGCGATCCCTATTATTACGGCGCTGGCTACGACGATGGCGGCTATGGCGCGCAGTGCTATCTCGTGCGGAAGCGCGTCATGACGCAGTCGGGCTGGCGCGTTCGTCGCGCGCAGGTCTGCGAATAGAGGTTGCGAGGAGTGTGGGGGCCTGGCCGAGGCATCAGAATACCGCGGCAGTAAAAAACAAGGCCGTTGACGCAGTATACCGTCAACGACCTTGCCAGCCCCGGATATTAAAATCGGCTCACGCCATCCGGTATGGGCGAGCATCGCGCGGAATCATACGGATGAATGTGATCCAGTTCACAAGTAGCGAAAATAAAAGGCGGCGGCCCCGGATCGAATCAGCCGCGTGAGCGTTTGCGGGCGCTGGCATGGACGCGGTGACGCACCGGTTTCTTCCGGGTAACCGAGGGCGTATCCGCCTCGGTGGAGCGCACGCTGGCAAAGGATTGCCGCAGACCGTCGATCGATTCGTTCAAGCTGGCGACCTGGTCCGACAGGCGCTTGGTGTCGGCCTGCTGCGAGGCGAGCAGCTTCTTCATGGTCAAAAGCTGGTCCTGCACCACCTGAAGCTGGTCGATCGATTCCTGTTGGGTCGCCTCCAGTCCCCTGGTCTTCTCGACGAGCTGCTCGGAGGCCTGCGCCGTGCGCGCCTGAAGCTGCCGCGAGGCGACCACCCGGTCGGTCTCGGGCGCAACGCCGTTATAGGCGCGCCAGACCGCGATCGAGGTGACGCCGGCGATCAGCAGCACCAGCGCTGCGGCCGTCAGCGCGATCGGCTGGCCACCGAGACGGAGAAACGGATTGGACGGTGTGTCCTCTGCGAGATCGAGCATCGCTGACAAAACCCAAATTGAAACTTGGTGCGTGGCGAAGAGCGGCAGCACAAGAACGCAGAACAAGGCGGCCGGGGCGTCCCGAAAGCGTTACAGTTCAGCAACAAATGGGACGAAAAGGTGGCCGCAGGCGGAAAAAGCGCAATTCGCCCAAGGCCGCGGCTCCGGCGGGCGCGGCCCGCAGGCCTAAAAGAAGTCGCCGTCCGGGCCGAATTCGGGATGAGCGAGAGTATCAGGGTACAGGAAGCTCACGGCTGAAACGGCGCAAACGGGCCTGAATAGGTTTTCGAACGCGGCGCCGCGTAGGGGCCTAATCGGGAGGTCGTCAGCCCAAGCCGCACCAGTCCCTCGGCCAGCGTCACCGCGGCCGCGACGCCGTCGACCACCGGCAGACCGTGGGTGGCCGAGAGCTCGGTGGCAAGATCGGCCATGCCGGCGCACCCCAGCACAATGGCCTCGGCGCGGTCGTCGCGGATCGCGGCGGTGATTTCCGCTGAGATTTTACCGAGGGCGTCCGCGCTGCGGTCCTCGAGCGCGAGCACGGGGACCTCGGCGGCGCGCACGCGGGCGCAGCGCTCGGCGAGGCCGTACTTCCGCAAATTATGCTCGATCGGCACGATGGAGACACCGAGCGTCGTCACCACCGCAAAGCGCGCCGCGACCAGGCTCGCGACATGGAAGCCGGCCTCGCCAATGCCGATCACCGGCGCTCTGGCCGCCGCACGTGCCGCGTCGAGACCGGTGTCGTCAAAGCAGGCGATGATATGCGCGTCCGCGCCGTCGCGGTCGGCCTCGCGGATGCAGCCGAGCATGCCGGGGACGGCGAAGGCCTCGTCGTAAAATCCTTCGATCGAGACCGGTCCCATCGCGGGCTGGCGTGCATCGATCACGGTGTCGGCCAGCGCGATCGCGCGCGCAGCCGCGGCGATCTTCGCCGTCATCGTGGCGGTGGTGTTGGGATTGACGACGTGCAGCCGCATCGCGATCAGACAAGTCCTTTGCCGGCGTCCGAACCCTTGGCCGCCTGCCGCTTGTTGAGCATGTGGATGGTGCCGAGCGCAAGCGTGATCACCGCAAAGGACACTGCGGAGATGATGGTGCCGAGCGCGTAGATGTCCGGGTTCGTCACCGTCGTGGTGAGGCCCTGGAGATCGAGTGGCAGTGTATTCACCGCGCCGATCGCCTGGCTGGAGCGCGCCAGCTCGTCCCAGGACAGCGTGAAGCCGAACAGGCCGATGCCGATCACCGAGGGCAGGATGATCGGCAGCACGACATGGCGGAACGCCTGCCACGGCGTCGCACCCAGATCGCGCGCGGCTTCCTCGAGGCGCGGGTCGAAGCGGTTGAAGATCGCGAACATGATGAGCAGGCCGAACGGCAGCGTCCAGGTCAGATGCGCGCCGAGCCCGGAGGTGAGCAGGCCCATCGAGGTCTCGAAATTCTCGTTCCAATGCGCCTTGATCAAATCGTCGACGATGCGGAATTCGAGCGAGATCCCGAGCGAGGTGATGATCGAGGGCACGATCAGGCTCGCGATCGCCGAGTAGAACAGTATGCTTTGCGCCTTGAATTTTCTGCGGAAGGCCATGCCGGCGGCGACCGACAGCACGACGGTGACCGCCATCACGATGACGCCGAGCAGCAGCGAGCGGCGGAAGGCCGCGCCGAGATCGACGATGCCGGTGCCCTGGAACAGCTTTGTCAGCCAGTAGGTCGATACGCCGTTCATCGGGAAGGTGAGGCCGCCTTGCGGTCCCTGGAACGACAGCACGTAGATCGCGATCATCGGCCCGTAGAGAAACAGCACATAGGCCGCGAAGAAGATCGCAAGCACGTAGAACGAGCGCGGGCGTCCTTCCTTCATCGCCTACAGCTCCTTCTTGATGTCGACGATGCGCGACATCATGGTGATGATCAGGAAGGTGATGACGAGCAGGATCACCGCATTGGCGGCCGCGGCCGGGAATTGCAGCGCGTTCACCCGCGTCTCGATGATCTTGCCGGCCGCCGCGATCTGCTGGCCGCCCATCACGCCGATGGTGATGAAGTCGCCCATCACGATGGTGATCACGAAGATCGACCCGATCACGATGCCGGGCTTGGCGAGCGGAATGATGACGTTGACCAGCGTCTGGAAGCCGGTGGCGCCAGCGTCATAGGCTGCTTCGATCAACGACTTGTCGATGCGGATCATCGAATTGAAGATCGGCACCACCATGAAGAAGGTGAAAAGATGAACCAGCGCCAGCACCACGGAGAATTCGGAGAATAGCAGCCATTCGATCGGCTGGCCGATCAGGCCCGTTTTCATCAGGCCCGAGTTCACCAGGCCATTGCGCCCGAGCAGCGGGATCCAGGCGATCATGCGGATGACGTTGGAGGTCCAGAACGGGATCGTGCAGAGCAGCGACAGTCCCATCTGCCAGGTCTTGGACTTGATGTGGAAGGCGAGGAAATAGGCGACCCAGAAGCCGATGAAGAGCGTGATGGCCCAGACCAGGAAGCACAGCTTCAGCGTCTTCAGATAGGTCTTGGCGATGGTGCAGAGATCGGGGAGCTGCGCGATGCAGCCTTCGAACGTATCGGTGTAGCCGCGGCCGGAGAAGGCGGGCAGCAATTGATATTCGTTGTAGTCCCAGAACGAGACGATGACGACGAAGACGAGCGGGATCAGGAAGAAGGCGAGAAACACCAGCATCATCGGCCCGGCCTGCAGCCAGGAGACGAAGGAGGGCGACAGGCGCGCCGCTTTCGCAGCGCGCCCAGTCTCGGATCCCCGGACAACGTCCGGGGATGCCTGTTGCAGGATGTCTTCCGACGTATCCATCACGCGGCGATGAACTCGTTCCACTTGCGGACCATGTAGTCGTTCTCGTCCATCACGGCGTTCCAGCAGGCGACGCCGCCCATGCGGTCCTCGTAGGAGCCGCCGTCACGCACCGCGCCGGCCTTCTCCAGCAGCGAGCCGTCGGGCGCCTTGATGTCCTTCTCGGCCGGCTTGCCTTCCATCCAGTAGGCCCACTCGTAGGGCTCCATGTTCGCCTTCGCGGTCGAGAGCACTGCCGAGTAATAGCCCT
Encoded proteins:
- a CDS encoding gamma carbonic anhydrase family protein, with amino-acid sequence MAIYELDGQAPDLPSDGNYFIAETATVIGRVRLKPGASVWFGAVLRGDNEWIEIGEGANVQDGSTCHTDLGFPLVIGKNCTVGHNVILHGCTIEEGALIGMGSIVMNGAKIGRNSIVGAGSVITEGKEFPERSLIIGSPARVIRTLDDAQVQKMGSATRFYVANGPRFKKGLKRIG
- a CDS encoding aspartate/glutamate racemase family protein; this encodes MRLHVVNPNTTATMTAKIAAAARAIALADTVIDARQPAMGPVSIEGFYDEAFAVPGMLGCIREADRDGADAHIIACFDDTGLDAARAAARAPVIGIGEAGFHVASLVAARFAVVTTLGVSIVPIEHNLRKYGLAERCARVRAAEVPVLALEDRSADALGKISAEITAAIRDDRAEAIVLGCAGMADLATELSATHGLPVVDGVAAAVTLAEGLVRLGLTTSRLGPYAAPRSKTYSGPFAPFQP
- a CDS encoding ABC transporter permease; amino-acid sequence: MKEGRPRSFYVLAIFFAAYVLFLYGPMIAIYVLSFQGPQGGLTFPMNGVSTYWLTKLFQGTGIVDLGAAFRRSLLLGVIVMAVTVVLSVAAGMAFRRKFKAQSILFYSAIASLIVPSIITSLGISLEFRIVDDLIKAHWNENFETSMGLLTSGLGAHLTWTLPFGLLIMFAIFNRFDPRLEEAARDLGATPWQAFRHVVLPIILPSVIGIGLFGFTLSWDELARSSQAIGAVNTLPLDLQGLTTTVTNPDIYALGTIISAVSFAVITLALGTIHMLNKRQAAKGSDAGKGLV
- a CDS encoding ABC transporter permease, with the translated sequence MDTSEDILQQASPDVVRGSETGRAAKAARLSPSFVSWLQAGPMMLVFLAFFLIPLVFVVIVSFWDYNEYQLLPAFSGRGYTDTFEGCIAQLPDLCTIAKTYLKTLKLCFLVWAITLFIGFWVAYFLAFHIKSKTWQMGLSLLCTIPFWTSNVIRMIAWIPLLGRNGLVNSGLMKTGLIGQPIEWLLFSEFSVVLALVHLFTFFMVVPIFNSMIRIDKSLIEAAYDAGATGFQTLVNVIIPLAKPGIVIGSIFVITIVMGDFITIGVMGGQQIAAAGKIIETRVNALQFPAAAANAVILLVITFLIITMMSRIVDIKKEL